A genomic window from Carassius auratus strain Wakin chromosome 19, ASM336829v1, whole genome shotgun sequence includes:
- the eomesa gene encoding eomesodermin homolog a, with product MQLESILPGASVNLPKTFYNLSSSSESTNNSPGAAQIDFQDMDRTETEQSSGAKKFLSGGTALMDEADSESFSGNKAAASAAPDARKTSPVIGGDDELSSARRYNIDELGTDRYFISSTQPSSDVPNPCSLFPYGGQTGSVYSGSNGSRYSSSLHYGSVLPPAGFSSAVCASRSQFGSGYQFGQGPGCLYPSYPGPGTGLSSMPIPGSGSAARAQVYLCNRPLWLKFHRHQTEMIITKQGRRMFPFLSFNITGLNLTAHYNVFVEVVLADPNHWRFQGGKWVTCGKADNNMQGNKVYVHPESPNTGAHWMRQEISFGKLKLTNNKGANNNNTQMIVLQSLHKYQPRLHIVEVTEDGVEDMSSEAKTQTFTFPENQFIAVTAYQNTDITQLKIDHNPFAKGFRDNYDSMYTAPESDRLTPSPTDSPRSHQIVPGARYAMQPFFQDQFVNNLPQNHRFYASERAVPQTNGLLSPQSEDSAAGSASAQRWFVQQSAASGKLDLSYDSEYSASSLLPYGIKPLPLQSPHALSYYPDSAFASMAAGWSSRSSYPRKMTTGLPWSPRPSPPAYTDDLLSSKDKLQDESSTAGPTAGSTGSWMEAPPVLKAVDSGDTSGYLMACKRRRISPGGSSTDASPSIKCEDLSSEEYNKESHKAMGYYAFYTSP from the exons ATGCAGTTAGAAAGCATCCTCCCTGGCGCATCTGTAAACTTACCCAAGACCTTCTATAACCTGTCGTCGTCCTCAGAGAGCACCAACAACAGCCCGGGGGCAGCGCAGATAGACTTCCAGGACATGGACCGGACTGAAACAGAGCAGAGCTCCGGGGCAAAGAAGTTTCTGAGCGGCGGGACCGCGCTGATGGATGAGGCTGACAGCGAGAGCTTCTCCGGGAATAAAGCTGCGGCATCCGCCGCACCGGACGCGCGGAAAACTTCCCCAGTGATCGGTGGAGATGATGAGCTGTCCAGCGCCCGCCGTTACAACATCGACGAGCTGGGCACTGACCGCTATTTCATATCCTCCACCCAACCGAGCTCAGACGTCCCCAACCCGTGCTCTCTCTTCCCGTACGGAGGCCAAACCGGGTCGGTGTACAGCGGCTCGAACGGGTCCCGGTATTCGTCGTCTCTGCATTACGGCTCGGTTCTTCCGCCCGCCGGGTTCTCCTCCGCCGTGTGCGCCAGTCGGAGTCAGTTTGGGAGCGGGTATCAGTTCGGACAGGGTCCCGGGTGTCTGTACCCGTCCTATCCCGGACCGGGCACCGGTTTGAGCTCGATGCCCATCCCCGGTTCGGGCTCCGCGGCGAGGGCGCAGGTTTACCTGTGTAACAGACCACTGTGGCTCAAGTTTCACCGCCATCAGACCGAGATGATCATCACCAAACAGGGCAG GCGAATGTTCCCCTTTCTGAGTTTTAACATCACCGGACTGAACCTGACGGCGCATTATAACGTGTTTGTGGAGGTTGTTCTGGCCGATCCGAACCACTGGAGGTTTCAGGGCGGGAAATGGGTCACCTGCGGGAAAGCGGACAACAACATGCAAG GAAACAAGGTTTATGTTCACCCAGAGTCACCAAACACTGGAGCACACTGGATGAGGCAAGAAATATCGTTCGGAAAACTGAAGCTAACCAACAACAAGGGCGCAAATaacaacaatactcag ATGATCGTCCTGCAGTCCCTGCACAAATACCAGCCTCGGCTGCACATCGTGGAGGTGACAGAGGATGGTGTGGAGGACATGAGCAGCGAAGCTAAAACACAGACCTTCACATTCCCTGAAAACCAGTTCATCGCTGTAACGGCTTACCAGAACACAGAT ATCACACAGCTCAAGATCGACCACAACCCCTTTGCTAAAGGCTTCAGAGACAATTATGATTC GATGTACACGGCTCCAGAGAGCGACAGACTGACCCCATCTCCTACTGATTCTCCGCGGTCGCACCAGATTGTCCCCGGCGCCCGCTATGCAATGCAGCCCTTCTTCCAAGACCAGTTTGTAAACAACCTGCCGCAGAACCACCGCTTCTACGCCAGCGAGCGCGCCGTGCCACAGACCAACGGCCTGCTCTCTCCTCAGAGCGAGGACTCGGCTGCAGGCTCGGCTTCGGCTCAGCGCTGGTTCGTCCAGCAGAGCGCTGCGTCCGGTAAACTGGACCTGTCCTATGACAGTGAGTACTCGGCCTCCAGCCTCCTGCCGTATGGCATCAAGCCACTTCCTCTGCAGAGTCCACACGCGCTCAGCTACTACCCCGACTCGGCCTTCGCCTCCATGGCGGCCGGCTGGAGCAGCAGAAGTTCGTATCCGAGGAAGATGACCACCGGCCTGCCCTGGTCTCCTCGACCGAGTCCTCCGGCGTACACCGACGACCTGCTGTCCTCTAAAGACAAGCTGCAGGACGAGAGCTCGACGGCGGGCCCCACGGCTGGCAGCACTGGCTCCTGGATGGAGGCCCCTCCGGTGCTGAAGGCTGTAGATTCGGGGGACACCAGCGGATACTTGATGGCGTGTAAACGGCGACGCATTTCTCCTGGAGGCTCCAGTACAGACGCTTCACCCAGTATAAAGTGTGAGGACTTGAGCTCTGAGGAGTATAATAAAGAGAGCCATAAAGCCATGGGTTATTACGCCTTCTACACCAGCCCTTAA